The following proteins are encoded in a genomic region of Sander lucioperca isolate FBNREF2018 chromosome 23, SLUC_FBN_1.2, whole genome shotgun sequence:
- the smpx gene encoding small muscular protein isoform X2, producing MFDGKVSGLTEEIMSKPSSNVKALQANLNIPMGALRPGAGHPVKRREETVDTEEAHSPDQPSASAQTPEEKKALPGAVKLPGPAVNLSELQNVKSELRWVTKD from the exons ATGTTTGACGGCAAG GTCAGTGGACTTACTGAGGAGATTATGTCCAAACCTTCGTCCAACGTTAAGGCCCTTCAG GCTAATTTGAACATCCCGATGGGAGCTCTGCGTCCAGGGGCGGGACATCCTGtcaagaggagagaggagacagtagACACAGAAGAG GCTCATTCACCAGACCAGCCCAGCGCTTCTGCCCAGACACCAGAGGAGAAGAAGGCGTTGCCGGGCGCGGTGAAACTGCCCGGTCCTGCTGTTAACCTATCAGAGCTGCAGAACGTCAAGAGTGAACTACGATGGGTCACTAAGGATTAA
- the smpx gene encoding small muscular protein isoform X3 has protein sequence MSKPSSNVKALQANLNIPMGALRPGAGHPVKRREETVDTEEAHSPDQPSASAQTPEEKKALPGAVKLPGPAVNLSELQNVKSELRWVTKD, from the exons ATGTCCAAACCTTCGTCCAACGTTAAGGCCCTTCAG GCTAATTTGAACATCCCGATGGGAGCTCTGCGTCCAGGGGCGGGACATCCTGtcaagaggagagaggagacagtagACACAGAAGAG GCTCATTCACCAGACCAGCCCAGCGCTTCTGCCCAGACACCAGAGGAGAAGAAGGCGTTGCCGGGCGCGGTGAAACTGCCCGGTCCTGCTGTTAACCTATCAGAGCTGCAGAACGTCAAGAGTGAACTACGATGGGTCACTAAGGATTAA